The Chloroflexota bacterium genomic sequence TGCGATGATGCCACGTTTGCAAACCGCCTGTACCACGCCAGTCAGCGAAGGCATGGTCGTGGTAACCCAAGATGCCGAAGTTGAACACGCCCAACGCGGTGTTTTGGAAGCCTTACTCACCAGCCACCCACTCGATTGTCCAGTTTGCGATAAGGGTGGCGAATGCCCATTGCAAAACTTGACCATGGGTTGGGGGCCAGGCAAAACCCGCTTCGACTACAACGATAAAGTTCACTTCGAAAAGCCAGTGCCACTGGGCGATTTAATTTACCTCGACCGCGAACGCTGTATCTTGTGCGCTCGCTGTGTGCGCTTCCAAGATGAAATCGCTGGCGATCCGGTGCTCGGTTTCTACAATCGTGGCCGCGCTTGGCATATCATCTCGCAATCCGACCCCGAATTTGATAGCAAGTTCTCAGGCAACACTACCGACATCTGTCCGGTGGGCGCGTTGACCTCTGCCGACTTCCGCTTCAAAGCACGGGTTTGGGAATTGCAGCCAATTCCAACGGTTTGTAATCACTGCTCAGTTGGCTGTAATATGACCTTCGATACCCGCTCCAACGAAATCAAACGGGTCATGCCGCGCGAAAACGATGCAGTCAATGAAATTTGGCTGTGTGATCGCGGACGCTTCGGCCATCACTTCACCAGCAGCAAGCAACGCCTGACCACGCCTTTGGTGCGCAAGGCAGGCAAATTGCAAGAAGCCAGCTGGGAAGAAGCTTTGACCTTGGTTGCGCAACAACTTGATGGCATTCGCAGCACGACTGGCGGCAAGGCCATCGGCGGTTTGGCAGGCACATCGTTGTCCAACGAAGATCTCTACGCCTTCCAACGTTTCTTCCGCGAAACGCTTGGCTCAGCCAATCTCGATCATCGCTCAGGCTCAGCTTTAGACTTGCCGCTTGATGATGTTGGCGCACTCTATGGTATTCGTAGTGGCACTGATCTTTCAACGCTTGGCAAAGGCACGGTTGTGCTTGTGTTTGGCGCTGATCCCGAAGAAGAAGCACCAGTTCATTTGTTGCGGATTCGCGGCATCAACACCCGTGGCGGCAGCGTAATTACGCTCAACGGTCGCCCAACCAAACTCGATAGCATCGCCAAGCAAGCCTTGCGCTACAAATATGGTAGCGAAAGCAGCGTTTTGGCCGCATTGCTCAAGCCATTACTCGATAGCACCCCAGCCGATGGCAAACGTGCGACCTTGCGCGGCTTCAACGATTTAGTGGCTTCGCTCAAAGGCTTCAATCTCGATGAAAACGCTAGCGGCATCAGCGCCGACAAGCTCAAAGCGGTCGCCGATTTGATTGGTGCTGCTGAAAACTTGGTGATTTTCTATGGCCGCGATGCCTTGACGGCTGGAGCAAGCGTGCCTGCTGGCTTAGCCAACCTCTTGGTGATGACCCGCAAAGCTGGCGCTGCCAATAGCGGCTTGATCAGCTTGCTCAAAGGCGCGAATGCCCGTGGCGCACTCGATTTGGGTGTGCGGCCTGATCGTGGGCCAAATTATGCAGCCTTGAATAATTCTGGGCTTGATGCCAAACAAATGCTCAGCGCTGCCCGCGATGGCAAACTCAAAGCCTTGTATGTGGCTGGAGTTGATCCCGTTGGCGATAATCCTGCTGCCGCCGACAGCTTGAAGAAGCTTGATTTGTTGGTCGTGCAAGAATTGTTCTTGACCGAAACCGCCAAATTGGCCGATGTGGTCTTGCCAGTCTTGAGCGTGGCTGAACGCGAAGGTACCTATACCAACGCCGAACGCCGCGTCCAACGCTTCCGCCAAGCAATTCGCCCAACCCTGAATGCTCGCCCCGATTGGCAAATTTTGCAAGCCCTGGCCAATCAATTGGTCTCCGATGCGGTGTTGAATGTGGCTGGTGGCGAGAAGAGCCGCAAGCAAGCCCGCCGCGAAGAAGATAAAGCGCGGGTGCGTACCGAATGGAATTACGCTTCACCAGCCGAAATTCTGATGGATATTCAAACCAATGTGCCAAGCTACAAAGGTGTGAGCTATGCCTCGATGCAAGGCCCAACTGGCCAATGGGGTCGCCAAGCCAACGAAAATTACTACTTCGATGGCACTTCCTACCAAAATACTGGTGGGTTGGGCGTGCAATTGCCAGCGGCAGTTGAAACCAGCACAACCCTGAGCTTGCAGTCATTCAGCATCAATACCCCAGCTAGCGTTGCCGACCGCCCATGGACGTTGGTTGGCGCAACCTTCTTGTATGATGATGCTGGCTTGATGACCGACACCAACCTGTTGAGCAGCCGCAAAGCTAAGGCCGTGGCAGCGCTCAACCCCGTTGATGCCGACAAGCTTGGGGTCAAAAATGGCGAGCGGATCACCGTTAGCTCAGGCCGTGGCAGCCTCAGTTTGCCAGTTCACCGTACCAAACTTGCGCCCGAAGGCGTGGTAGTCGTACCTGTTGGGGTTAATAATGTCGGCTTGGTCAGCGTCGTCGAAGGTGGCGCAACGCCAGTAGCCATTCGACGGGAGGCCTAAGCCATGCAAGATCGCTCAGTATGGGTGATGATTATCCACGCGGTGGTATTGGCATTTGCGGCTCTGACCAGCTTTGCCTATCTCACTTTGATGGAACGCAAAGTCTTAGCCAAGTTGCAACATCGGGTCGGCCCTAACCAGGCTGGCCCCAATGGCTACTTGCAACCATTGGCTGATGCTGTCAAGTTGATGTTCAAAGAAGATATTATGCCGTCGCTGGCCGATAAGTGGGTCTTTATTATTGCCCCAATTTTGGCCACGATTCCAGCAATTGTGATCTTTGCGGTGATTCCGCTTGGCCCCGATTTGGTGGTTTTCGGCGAACGGATTCCTTTGGCATTCGCTAGTTTGAACATTGGCTTGCTCTATTTCTTGGCGGTAACTTCAATCGGCGTGTATGGGATTACCCTCGCTGGTTGGGCATCGAATAACAAATATTCGATGCTTGGTGGGGTACGTTCAGCTGCCCAGATGATCAGCTATGAATTGGCCTTTGGGCTTTCGGTGCTGGTTCCGGTGATGTTGACCGCCTCGCGCTCAGCCGATGGCCTTGGCTCGCTCGATTTGGTTCAAATGGTCAATGCGCAGGCTGGTACATGGTTGGGCTTTATTCCCAAGTGGTTTGTCTTTACCCCAACCGGCTTTATCGCCTTCTTCTTGTTCTTGATTGCGGCCACCGCTGAAGTGACCCGCGCTCCCTTCGACTTGGTTGAAGCTGAACAAGAGTTGGTTGGTGGGTATGCCACCGAATATAGCTCGATGAAGTTTGCACTGTTCTTCATGGCCGAATATATGAAATTGATCGCCATGAGCGGCTTTGCAGCGACGATGTTCCTCGGTGGTTGGCGCTTGCCCTACCTCGAAGACATTACGGGCAACTGGGGCGCATTGGTTGGCTTCTTGGTGATCGCCGCCAAAATCTTCTTCTTCTTGTTCTTGTCGATCTGGGTTCGCGCTAGCTTACCACGGATTCGCTACGACAAACTGATGGATTTTGGTTGGAAGCGCTTGTTGCCAGTTTCCTTGGCAACGGTTGCCGCAACCGCTGTGATTATCGTCTTGACCAACCCACTCTAAGCACAACGTTTCGTTTCAAGCACTGGTGTAGCAATTACACCAGTGTTTTTTTGTGCTCTGCAAGATTTTAGCCTGCTCAAGGCTCATTGCACCTACATTTTAGATTTCAGGAGAATGGCGATGCTTTTACGTCAAACAGCGCGGCTTCAATTGCATGTGCTCGAAGAATACGATGCCCAACGTGTATTGAAGTTTTATCAGGCGAATGCCGAATTTCGCCAACCTTGGTCGCCAACAATGGATGCGAGTTTTCTGACGCTTGAAGGCCAACGCGAACGCCTACGCAGCGATCGGATTGGCCGCGATCGTGAGCAAGGCCTTGCGTTATGGTTGACCGAAATCGATCAACCTGAGCTAGTTGGCATGGTGGCCTTGCGTAATATTGTGCGTGGGGCGTTTTGGTCGTGCCATCTTGGCTACGAAGTTCATAACGCCTATGCCAAACGTGGCTATATCAGCGAGGCCTTGCAGGCTGTTGTGGAATATGCGTTTGTGGATTTACGTCTGCACCGCATCGAAGCCAACATTATGCCGCGCAACCAACGCTCGATTGGGGTAGTCGGAAAATTAGGCTTTGAGCACGAAGGCCTCGCTCGTAAATATCTCAAAATCAATGGTACGTGGGAAGATCATATCCATTATGTGCTTTTGAATGCGGCAGTTGAGTAAGGATGAAGGATGAGGGATGAATTATGAAGGATGAAATCTAACTTTCGTGCTCTTCGTGTTCTTCGTAGTTAAATTTCATTCTCCAAACGTTATCCTAATTTTAGCCACAAATTACACGAATTACACGAACCAAACCCCAATAGCCCATAGCCTAGAGTCTTATCAAACTTCGTGTTCTTCGTGGTTAAATTTCATCCCTCATCCTTCATAATTCATCCTTCGCTCAAGACTTTGGCATAATACGCGCCCCAATTGGGCTGACGGCCATCAACATCGAAGAACCCATATTCTTCCATCAAGGTCCAAGAAGCCCAGGTTTTACCAGCTTTTTGGGCAACGTTGGGGTCGCTTGCCAAAGCTACAATCGCCCGACCCAGATAATAAGGCGTTTCTGATTCGCTATAGTGAGGATCTTGAGCAATGGCATCACGCCAGTTTTCCTCGCTGACCCCAAAATGATCAAGCATTTCTTCAGAGCGTAAAAAGCCTGGAGTTACTGCTAAGGCCGTTACACCATGGTCTTTCAAATCTTCGTGCATGCCAACTGCGATCCGCATAACGCTGGTTTTGATTAAATCGTAGATGCTATGGCCGCGATAATTCAGCGTATCGCCATCAGTTACTTCGATAATCAAGCCCTGACCACGGGCAACCATCAGTGGCGCGGCATAAAATGAGGTAATTAAGTGGGTATCGATTGAGTTATGTAAGAGGTTTAGATTTGTGTGAATATCGCCTTGCCAAAACTTCTGCTCCCAAACCAAGGCATGTTGACCACCCCAAATATCATTCACCACAAGATCGAGTTGACCTGATTGCTCAGTGTTGATTCGCTCGATTAATGCGGCAACTTGGGCAGGGTCACTATGATCAACTTGGATGGCAATGCCCTGACCGCCAGCCGCCGTCACCATTTCCGCAGTATCGTCGATTGTTTCCGCCCGATTGATTGGCGAACGCTGATTGCGGGTAGTACGGCCTGTGCAATAGACGGTTGCGCCAGCCTCGCCCAAACTTACCGCGATGCCACGGCCACAACCACGCGTTGCCCCAGCCACCAAGGCCACTTTTCCAGCTAAAGGTTTGGTTGTCATCAAGCTGATCCTCCTAAAACAACAATCGCACGAACGCAGAGTGTAATGCATAGAGCACAATCACTCAACGGTCGTGCGACCGATGTTTGAGCCTGATCAACTGAACAGGTGGGCAGTTTCGCTAAAACGTCGAGCGCTAAACAAGGCGGCAGGTGTGCCAGCTAACTCGGCTAGCAGTTCATCGGCGGCAACCAAGCCTAATCCAAGCCCATGGCCGCTAAACCCCACCGCAAAGGCAATCCGGTCATCGCGACGTAATCGTCCAACCAAGGGTCGATGATCGGGTGCAAAGCCCATTGTGCCAGCCCAACGCCGCTCAATCGGCGTATTGGTAGCCTCAGGGAAGTGGCGCTGCAAAAAGCCATCAAGCAAATCTTGGATCAACGGTGTTGTGCAATCGGCAAAGGTTTGCTCTTCGGCAACCGCGCGATTGCGAAAACCGCCCAGCACCAAATTGCCAGCAGGCGTTTGCTGAAAATAGGTAAAACCATAATCGCAATAGCAGGCTTGGCTCAAAATTAACTCGATTGGGGCGGTTGCCAACAACTGGCCACGAGCTGGAATCACCAACTGGCTAAATTCAGGCAACAGCAGGCCTGTCCAAGCGTTGGTGGCCACTAAAACCCGTTGAGCTAGCCAATTGCCAGTCCGTGCTCGTACCAACACGCCATCAGCGGTTGATTCGAGCGCGTAAACCTCGCTAGCTTCATAGAGCTGTGCGCCGCTTTCGCGTAGGAGCGCCGCAGTTAACAAGGCGGCTTGAATCGCACCATCATCGGGGTTGTGCAACGCGCCCCAAAAACCACGCTTGGTTGGATCTTCGGCGTGCCATTCGGTGCTAAAACCATCTTCATGCATCAAGGCTGCCGAATTGGCAAGCTCGGCATGTTCTTGCTCGCTATAGGCAAAAATTAACGAACCACAACGCCGTACCGGCGAGCCAAGCTTGGTCGCCCATTCGATCATCAACTCACGATTACGAATTGTTGTGCGCCACAAACTTTGGGCTAAATCGCGGCCATATTCAGCGCAAGCCGCCTGATACGAATTGGCAATGCCAGTTAGCAACAAACCACCATTGCGCCCCGAAGCGCCGCCAGCAACGTGACGAGCATCGAGCACAACGTCGGCTTGGCTTTGGAGCGCTAAGTACGAGCCAATCAAGCCCGCACCAATCACCAAGGTTTGTACAAGCTTGGGCTGGGCTGTTGGCTCAGGGGTTTGCCACAGCCCAACGCTCATACTTTGCCCAGCACTTCCTTGATAATTTGCTCCAAGCGATCAAGCGAGAAGGGCTTGGTCAGGAAGTAATCAACGCCAGCAGTCCGGGCAGTTCGCTCGACCTCAGGAGTTGCATAAGCCGTGATAATGATCACCTTCGTGTCAACATAATCTTGCTTGACCACTTGGGTTAGCTGAGTTCCAGTCATACCTGGCATGTTATGGTCGGTGATCAATAAAGGGCATGAGCGTTCAGTCAGCACCCCAAGCGCATCTTGGGCACTATTGACGGTGACGATATCGTAGCCACCAGTCAAATCGCGCATAATCCGATGCAAAATGATCAAGATATCAGGTTCGTCTTCAACCAAAATAATAGCGGGGTTGCGAACAGCATTCGTCATCGTCGCCTCCACAAAGGTACCTCTAAGCGAGCGTAATTAAACTTTTTTCAGGTGCAAACGTGCGCCATAAAAACAGATGCAGTATAACGGATAGCGCGATCTTAGGCAATGCACGAAACTAGTACTTAGCTTGCGCTTGGCTGGCGTACTAGGGTAGCAATTAAGCCCGGGAGATCACTACTGAATTTGGAATTTGCCACCACTTTATCACAACCAGCCTCACGGGCGGCTTTTTGGCGCTCGACATCAACATGTGAGCCAAAAGCCAGCACTGGCAAGTTGGGGTCTAAGGCCTTAGCGGCTTGCACTAGCGCACTGGTCGCCGTGGTTTCACCGCGCAGATCAACAATCAGCAAAGCCAAATCTGGCGCTAAAGCTTGTTGGGCAGCGGCCAAACTATCAGCAACCAAGGCCTGATAGCCCAGTTGTTGCAGTACATCGCGCACGCGCACCCCGAACATTAAATCTGGCACATAAGCCACGATTGTTGACATAAGAATATTTCCTTATTCTAGTGAGCTTTTTTGCAGAGTTCGTTTGGCGATATAATTTGCTGCCAAAGCCGCGCCCAGCGTTGCCACACATTGGGTAATCAACATCGCCAGAGTAAAGCTATTTTGCTCTAGCGGCGAATCAAACAGCATCAGCAAGCCCCAACCGCCAACCAACGCGCCCGCCGGCGTGGGGTTTTCCAACGATAGCCGACCAGCCACGCCACCGCCAATGGTGGTCATCAAGGCCGGCAAGATCAGCGCCACCACAATATGCAACGGATTATTCAATTGAATATCGCTGATAGTGCTAATATCAAGCGCAGCATAGCCAAGCGGCACAATCAGCATGGTCAAGAAATAATCAACCATCCAACCAGCAGCGCTGGCCCAAATCATGCGAAACGTCCGCATGGCATCCAATCCTCACAACATAAAATCCAGTAGCTATCAAACGTCGCTGATGCTTGATAGGTTGCACTAAGTATACGCTTAAACGCCAACAGGGACGAGCCAAAGCCCATCCCTGTTGCTTGAAGCTTCACAACGAATTTAGTCTTCTTGTGAATCGCGCAAGGTGCGGCGAATTGCATCGCGGCGGGCGCGTGATTCACGATTTTCAAATCCGTCTTCTTCTTCTTGTTCAGGCTTTTCGTAGCGACGGCGAGCTGAACGGCGATCATCGTGGCCTGAACCAAACTTCGACAACAAGTCGTCGAGGGTTGCATTACCACCAAAATCTTCTTCTTCAGTTCCACCAACGCTATAGATTTCGGGTTCGCGGGCTGGGCGTTCGCGGCGTTCGTTGCGGCGGCCACCACCAGCGTTGCCACCAGGGTTACCACCACCAACAGCGCGGCGTTCTTCGCGTGGGCGTTCTTCGCGGCTTGCTGGGTTTGTCCAGTCGCGATCCAAGCGTGATGAACCACTGGTTGAGATGGGGGTGGTTGGAGCTTCTTCAACCCGCATGGTCAAGCTGATCCGTTTTGAATCGGGATCGACTTCCAACACGCGAACTTTAACTGGATCGCCAACTTTAACCACATCGTCAACTTTGCCAACCCGACCTTCGGAAAGCTCTGAGATGTGAACCAAACCATCGCGGCCAACGCCAAGGTCAACGAATGCGCCGAAAGGAGCAATCCCGCTGACTTTGCCATCGAGCACGGTGCCTGGAGCGATCACATCTAAGTTAACTTCGCGGCGGCGTGGGGCTTTTGGCCGTTCTTGGAAATCTTCCTTGGCGCGGCGCAAGCTCAAGCTAATGCGTTGAGCGCCAGTGTCAACTTCCAACACGCGGAAGGTATAGCTTTGGCCAACGGTGACAGCATCTTCAGCTTTTTCCACGCGGTTTTCTGAAAGCTCAGAAATGTGAACCAAGCCATCTTTGCCAACACCGATGTCAACGAACACGCCGAATGGCGCGATGCCGTTAACCGTACCATCAACCAAATCACCTGGCTTCAATTCGCCCAATTTGTCGTTGTTGACTTCAGGGCGTTTGGGAGCGCGGCGGCGGCCTTCTGAACGAGGCGAGCGCATTGTCAAGCTGATACGGCGAGCATCTGGATCAACACTCTTGACGCGAACTTTGACAATATCACCAATTTGTACAACATCGGTTGGTGATTCGATGCGTTGGTCGCTCATTTCTGAGATGTGAACCAAGCCATCGCGGCCAACACCGATGTCAACAAACACACCGTACAAGGCGGTGCTGGTGACCTTACCATCAAGCTCCATCCCAGCATGCAAGTCGGCCAAACGACGTGGCGTAGTGCCATCTTCGTCGCCGCTTGGTTCAAAGGTTGCGCCAGCTTCTTCGGTAGCTTCATCATCGCCACCTAAGCCAACTCGCTCTTTGACTTCAGCCAAGACTTCGCTCGCTTTTTCGCGGGCTTCAGCCAATGCTTCGCCAATTTCTTCCTTCACTTCGGCCAATTCTTCCTTCACTTCGGCGACTACTTCGCGGGCTTTGTCGGCCAGCTTTTGCAATACGCCCTCTTCTTGTTCCTCTCCACCGTTAGTCGCGCTGACATTTTGCGCTTCGTCCGTCATTCGAGCAGCCTCCATAGCAGATCACATGCGTTTCCAACCCAATACCGCAGCCTTCGCGACCTTGTTGTTGCCATGTTGGGTGGCATAGCAACGCAAGATCGTGCCATCAAATCCAACTAATGGTGCTTCAGCTCAATGATTGTGGGGAAACGCTGCATTCACAATCATCAGAGTAAAGACCAAAATGTATCGTCGAGCTACACGCACTAAATATTAATACGTGATAATTCTTGGTGTGAGCGTACCAGTTCGGCGAGGCCAACACTTAGTTCTTCCAGTTGATAATACGAGCCATTCAAGCGATCAGCCAGCTCTTTGGCTAGGCCGCGATAGAAATTTGGCAATTCAGTATCAATCACCACGGTCGGAATTTGTTGGCTGGCGATAAACTCGGCCAGTTGGTAGGCTTCTTGTTGTGGTGGCTGGCCCGTCATCGAGACATTGGCATGACCATCAGTCAACAACACCATCAAGGGTAAAATTTCGCGATCACGCAATTTGGCTCGCGCTAATAATTCAAAACCAGCCATCATGCCGCGACTCAGCGGGGTTTTGCCACCAGTTGGCATCGTGCGCAGGCGTTGCTGAGCCATTTCGACGCTGTTGGTGAGTGGCAAGAGCACCGTCGCCCGATCACGGGCAAAGCTCACCAAGCCAACCAAATCGCGCCGTTGATAGGCATCGCGCAATAGCGAGAGCACCGCCGCTTTGGTCGCTTGCATCCGCGTTTCGGCGGCCATCGACCAGCTGGCATCAACCACAAAACAAACAGCATTACGCGTGCGACGAACGCGCACTTTTTCGCGTAAATCGCTGCGATGTAACACCACAGCCCGTTTGATATGTGGCTGGCGGCGTTGGCGTTGAAAGGGTGCGGCCACCCGTAGCGTCGCATCAAATGCCACATCGGTTAATTCGCCGCGTGGCACGCGACTGGTGATATAGCGGCCTTGCTTGCGCTCAGTTCGAGTGCGGGTGCGGCGACCACCAGCCTTGCGCCGCATTGAATCGGCTTGGGTCTCCAAACGCTTGGGGCGATATTCTTGGGCAATATTAAATACTTTGCCATCGCCTTTTTCTGCTTGGCTACTGGTTTGGGGTGGCGAGCCTTTCGGTGCCCCAGTCGGTGGTTCTTCATCGCCCGCTTCTTCGCTATCGCTGGACGCTTCCTCCGACGGGGCTAAGCTTTTTTTAGCTCGTCACGCCCCGCTGTCTCTTCGTTGCCGCGTTGGCGCTCTTGAGCCGCCTTATTCAGCACATCGCTGAGTTGCTGCTCATCGAGCCGCACTTCGGCAAACGGTTGGCGACGCATCCGATGAGGCAAGGCCAATTGGGCAGCGACCCGAATATCTTCGAGCGAAATCGCGGTGCGACCCTCTAAGGCGGCATGAGTTCGCGCTGTTTCGAGAATCGCTAAGTCGGCACGATGACCATCAACGCCCAATTCAAGCGAGAGCATTGCCACCGCTGCCATATCTTGCTCAGAAATTTGTACCTGGGGCAAGAGTTTTTTGGCCGCCGCAATTTCTTTAGTCAAATGATGTTCGTTGCTGCTCCAGCGTTGCACAAATTGCTCAGGATCAGCATCGTATTCCATGCGCCGTTGAATCACATCAACCCGTTCGCGCACATTTTTCAAGCCACCAATTTCAACCACCAAGCCAAAGCGATCAAGCAATTGAGGCCGCAGTTCGCCTTCTTCGGGGTTCATGGTGCCAACCAAAATAAAGCGAGCTGGGTGCGAAATCGAAATGCCTTCGCGTTCGACCGTGTTGATGCCCATTGCCGCAGCATCGAGCAAAATATCAACCAAGTGATCATCCAAAAGATTCACTTCATCGACATACAGCAAGCCACGATTAACTTGAGCCAACAAACCAGGCTCGAAACGGCGTTGACCTTCGACCAAGGCATGTTCGAGGTCAAGCGAGCCAACCAAACGATCTTCCGAGGCACTGACAGGTAATTCGACCAAGCGGGTTGTCCGTTGTTGTAACGGCAAATCTTCGCCAGCTTGCAAACGACCACGACATGAACCACACATACGATCAAGCTGATCTGGCGGGCAGCTATAAGGGCAATCGGCTACTACCGTGATTAATGGTAGCAAATGTGCTAAAGCCCGTACAGCCGTCGATTTGGCAGTGCCTTTTTCGCCACGAATGAGCACACCGCCGATTCGAGGATTGACCGCATTAAGCACCAGTGCTTGTTTCAAGCGAGGCTGACCAACAAGCGCACTAAATGGGTAGGTTGGTCGAATATATGGTTGCATAGTCGTCTTTCGTTACCACAAGCGGTTACACAAAAATAAGCCCGCATCACAGGGCTGCCAATTGGAGGATTCCAAATAGTGAGGGAATGTGTTTACGCTTTTGAGGCAGAGGATGAATCCCGTCAATGTTCACGATCCCAACGCATGTCCCTACTGTCTGGCCCTTCCAGACACCGCACGCGCCATTATCGCATACACCAGAGCCTGAGTCAACTAGCTCAAGGCCGTTTTTAGGGCCAATTTGGCGCTTTTTTTAACCAATTTTGGCCCCAAGCGTTTATTCAATCAGCGCACAAAGTGCTGTCGCAAATAATTTAAGACCTGTTGATCGATGTGGGTTGCGCTGACCAAGCGTTCTTCGAGGTTTTCAACCCCACCATAGGCCTGCAACGCGGCATGGGTCGCAGCATCATACGTGCCCGAAAGCTCACCTTGATAATAGCCCACCTGTTGCAAAATCGTCTGAATTTCTAGGGCAATCGCCTGATCAATTGGCAGCAAATCTTCGGGCTTGGGTGGTGTAAGATAAAACCGATGCAATTGCAGCAAACGTTGGAGTTCGGGCACTGGATTTTGATGATCGTCAACCCGCAGATCGATATAGCGATCGAGCACGCCGCCATAGGCTCCGCCCTGCCGCGCCACATACAGTGCCGCCGATTGTCGTCCCCGCTGATCGCCGCCCGCTAAATCGCCAGCCAGCAAGGCCGCTAGCAAACGCTCAGCCAACTCGCCTTGGGTTTGTTCGAAGGTCGTTGCCATGGCTTCAACCACATCGGCTCCAGTTAAAATGTTGCCTTGGGCTGCATAACTAGCGCCAGTGCGACCACCCGCCCAGCTATGGCAAGCGTTGCCCGTCCAGGTTGCGGCGTTACCTTGGGCATCGACCACCCCAACTTGGCGTTGCTCACGACCCGCATCAGCAGCCAATAATTGATCAAGCGTGGCTTGAGCTGAGGTTCCTTGAGCCAACAACGCCAAGCCATCGGGACCAAAACTAATATTGGCATACGATTGGGTGGCAATCGCGCCCGCCCCCGCCTGCGCCCACGAAACCACCGAGCCAACCGCCAAAAATTTAGAAGCGACCGCCACACCCAAATCACCATTCGTCGGGTCGTAGCCCACAATCGAAAATGTCATGCTAGCCTTCCTCAAAACGATCAATAGCGCAACCAGCCAATCGCGATTAAAATGATGCAGCTATTCTACCAAAAGCAGGTGGGCTACCGCTGTACTATTTTAAGGATGCGATGAATATGAATGCATGGTTGTTGCCAGTACCCTTTGATACCGAACGCGACGATTGGGGCGCAACATTATTGGCTGAATGGGGAGCCAGCGTGGTTACGCCAGGCCAACAAGCCTTGGTGATTGGCGCAG encodes the following:
- the nuoG gene encoding NADH-quinone oxidoreductase subunit NuoG, producing the protein MPDMVTLTIDGQTVSVPKGTLVVEAARQVENLIPVFCYHPKMAPVGMCRMCVVKVGTPKMDPATRQPVVDADGKSVIAMMPRLQTACTTPVSEGMVVVTQDAEVEHAQRGVLEALLTSHPLDCPVCDKGGECPLQNLTMGWGPGKTRFDYNDKVHFEKPVPLGDLIYLDRERCILCARCVRFQDEIAGDPVLGFYNRGRAWHIISQSDPEFDSKFSGNTTDICPVGALTSADFRFKARVWELQPIPTVCNHCSVGCNMTFDTRSNEIKRVMPRENDAVNEIWLCDRGRFGHHFTSSKQRLTTPLVRKAGKLQEASWEEALTLVAQQLDGIRSTTGGKAIGGLAGTSLSNEDLYAFQRFFRETLGSANLDHRSGSALDLPLDDVGALYGIRSGTDLSTLGKGTVVLVFGADPEEEAPVHLLRIRGINTRGGSVITLNGRPTKLDSIAKQALRYKYGSESSVLAALLKPLLDSTPADGKRATLRGFNDLVASLKGFNLDENASGISADKLKAVADLIGAAENLVIFYGRDALTAGASVPAGLANLLVMTRKAGAANSGLISLLKGANARGALDLGVRPDRGPNYAALNNSGLDAKQMLSAARDGKLKALYVAGVDPVGDNPAAADSLKKLDLLVVQELFLTETAKLADVVLPVLSVAEREGTYTNAERRVQRFRQAIRPTLNARPDWQILQALANQLVSDAVLNVAGGEKSRKQARREEDKARVRTEWNYASPAEILMDIQTNVPSYKGVSYASMQGPTGQWGRQANENYYFDGTSYQNTGGLGVQLPAAVETSTTLSLQSFSINTPASVADRPWTLVGATFLYDDAGLMTDTNLLSSRKAKAVAALNPVDADKLGVKNGERITVSSGRGSLSLPVHRTKLAPEGVVVVPVGVNNVGLVSVVEGGATPVAIRREA
- the nuoH gene encoding NADH-quinone oxidoreductase subunit NuoH, which codes for MQDRSVWVMIIHAVVLAFAALTSFAYLTLMERKVLAKLQHRVGPNQAGPNGYLQPLADAVKLMFKEDIMPSLADKWVFIIAPILATIPAIVIFAVIPLGPDLVVFGERIPLAFASLNIGLLYFLAVTSIGVYGITLAGWASNNKYSMLGGVRSAAQMISYELAFGLSVLVPVMLTASRSADGLGSLDLVQMVNAQAGTWLGFIPKWFVFTPTGFIAFFLFLIAATAEVTRAPFDLVEAEQELVGGYATEYSSMKFALFFMAEYMKLIAMSGFAATMFLGGWRLPYLEDITGNWGALVGFLVIAAKIFFFLFLSIWVRASLPRIRYDKLMDFGWKRLLPVSLATVAATAVIIVLTNPL
- a CDS encoding GNAT family N-acetyltransferase: MLLRQTARLQLHVLEEYDAQRVLKFYQANAEFRQPWSPTMDASFLTLEGQRERLRSDRIGRDREQGLALWLTEIDQPELVGMVALRNIVRGAFWSCHLGYEVHNAYAKRGYISEALQAVVEYAFVDLRLHRIEANIMPRNQRSIGVVGKLGFEHEGLARKYLKINGTWEDHIHYVLLNAAVE
- a CDS encoding SDR family NAD(P)-dependent oxidoreductase; this encodes MTTKPLAGKVALVAGATRGCGRGIAVSLGEAGATVYCTGRTTRNQRSPINRAETIDDTAEMVTAAGGQGIAIQVDHSDPAQVAALIERINTEQSGQLDLVVNDIWGGQHALVWEQKFWQGDIHTNLNLLHNSIDTHLITSFYAAPLMVARGQGLIIEVTDGDTLNYRGHSIYDLIKTSVMRIAVGMHEDLKDHGVTALAVTPGFLRSEEMLDHFGVSEENWRDAIAQDPHYSESETPYYLGRAIVALASDPNVAQKAGKTWASWTLMEEYGFFDVDGRQPNWGAYYAKVLSEG
- a CDS encoding FAD-binding oxidoreductase, translating into MSVGLWQTPEPTAQPKLVQTLVIGAGLIGSYLALQSQADVVLDARHVAGGASGRNGGLLLTGIANSYQAACAEYGRDLAQSLWRTTIRNRELMIEWATKLGSPVRRCGSLIFAYSEQEHAELANSAALMHEDGFSTEWHAEDPTKRGFWGALHNPDDGAIQAALLTAALLRESGAQLYEASEVYALESTADGVLVRARTGNWLAQRVLVATNAWTGLLLPEFSQLVIPARGQLLATAPIELILSQACYCDYGFTYFQQTPAGNLVLGGFRNRAVAEEQTFADCTTPLIQDLLDGFLQRHFPEATNTPIERRWAGTMGFAPDHRPLVGRLRRDDRIAFAVGFSGHGLGLGLVAADELLAELAGTPAALFSARRFSETAHLFS
- a CDS encoding response regulator, which encodes MTNAVRNPAIILVEDEPDILIILHRIMRDLTGGYDIVTVNSAQDALGVLTERSCPLLITDHNMPGMTGTQLTQVVKQDYVDTKVIIITAYATPEVERTARTAGVDYFLTKPFSLDRLEQIIKEVLGKV
- a CDS encoding response regulator, coding for MSTIVAYVPDLMFGVRVRDVLQQLGYQALVADSLAAAQQALAPDLALLIVDLRGETTATSALVQAAKALDPNLPVLAFGSHVDVERQKAAREAGCDKVVANSKFSSDLPGLIATLVRQPSAS